Proteins from a genomic interval of candidate division KSB1 bacterium:
- a CDS encoding SPOR domain-containing protein produces the protein MRQSCIWVCGMILLACASSKEIQVQPAAEKPVSTVQDESFDPLTITDFSFPAPAENSFSSVRKVTPEELLASAGKGSAAADEEEIEGYRVQLISTRDEEEARAVLRNAVLSFDEQVYREFHDPYYKIRVGDFRSRYEAVLLQEKAIAMGFTDAWVVRSKIKKKNLETDKGITQPTKP, from the coding sequence ATGCGGCAATCTTGTATTTGGGTCTGCGGAATGATCCTGCTGGCCTGTGCATCCTCGAAAGAGATTCAGGTTCAACCGGCGGCGGAAAAGCCGGTTTCGACGGTTCAGGACGAGTCGTTCGATCCCTTGACCATCACGGATTTTTCTTTCCCCGCGCCTGCCGAAAACTCTTTTTCATCCGTGCGCAAAGTAACGCCGGAGGAACTGCTTGCGTCGGCAGGCAAAGGCTCGGCTGCTGCCGATGAAGAAGAGATCGAAGGCTATCGCGTGCAGCTGATATCGACACGGGATGAAGAAGAAGCCCGCGCCGTACTGCGCAATGCCGTGCTGAGCTTTGATGAGCAAGTCTATCGCGAGTTTCACGATCCTTACTATAAAATACGTGTGGGGGACTTTCGATCGCGCTACGAAGCCGTTCTTTTGCAGGAAAAGGCAATCGCCATGGGCTTCACGGACGCCTGGGTCGTGCGTTCCAAAATCAAAAAGAAAAATTTGGAAACGGATAAAGGCATCACTCAACCAACCAAGCCGTAA